From the genome of Candidatus Obscuribacterales bacterium:
TTGGCGAAAATCCAGCCAGTCATGTTTATGTGAAAAACAAAATTGCCGCTTGTAAAAAAGCCGGCATTGAAAGTTTTTTTCATCAGTTCGCAGCGGATGTAACTCTGCCGGAAGTGCTTAGTTGCATCAAGAAATTAAACAGCGATGAAAACGTTGATGGAATTCTAGTTCAGTTGCCTCTGCCCAAGCATTTGCCGACCGATGAGGTACTTGAAGCGCTGTCACCTGATAAAGATGCCGATGGTTTACATCCATATAATCTCGGACAGCTTTTTTCCGGCAAAGATGGATTGCGCCCCTGCACACCAAAAGGAATTATGGTTTTACTCGAACGCTATGGTGTTAATTTGTCAGGGAAAAATGCCGTAGTTGTAGGTCGTTCTAATCTAGTGGGCAAACCAATTGCATTGATGTTGCAAGAAAAGAATGCCACGGTGACAATGTGCCACAGCAAAACAGCAAATTTGGACGAAGTATGCCGATCCGCTGATGTCTTGGTTGTTGCAGCCGGGCGTGAAAATATGGTGCGCGGATCATGGGTAAAACCAGGCGCGGTTGTTATTGATGTAGGCATCAACAGAATTGAAACTCCCACAGGCGAATCACAATTAGTTGGGGATGTGGAATTTGCCGGCGCTGCCGAAGTGGCTTCTCTAATTACTCCTGTTCCGGGCGGAGTTGGTCCGATGACTGTAGCAATGCTTTTAGCAAACACAGTTGCTGCATACGAAAAGCATTTAAAGTAATTGGAGATAGGCATGACACAAGAGACGGAAAAGAGACTGCCTCTCTGGGCAAGAATTCTTGTAGCAATGGTAGTTATTACCATTGTTGGTGGAACAACTATCGCGATTTGCGGCGTGGCATTTACGCAAAAAGTCTTTAACGAATCAATGAATCCGCAAATGATTAGCCGAGCTGTAAGTGATATTGCTGAGTTTTCTGAGCCGTTGCCTAAGGGGTTTAAGTATTTGTTCGGCTACAGCAATAAATTGATGAAACCATTTGCGATTGTTGCAGTCGATAACCCCGTCGACAAACAATATCTCACTCTAATGAAGTACCGCCAGGACACCGGCAACACACAAAAGTTGTTGGATAGTTCATACGAAATTGGTTTTTCTACTCCAGGAACATATGTCAGATTTGTTTCGGTGGAAAGCAAAGGCACGTTGCAGATTGGTGGTAAATCGGTGCCTTACATCATAGGCAAGACCATTGACTCTCAGGACCATAAATCTCAAGGGATAGTAGCTACGCTCATAGATCCGGATCAAAAGAAGGCATTTGTCCTATATGGGCTACAGCTGTCGGATGATGCCTACAACCTGGCGGCAACCGAAAGTCTTTTAAAGACCATTAAAAGCCTCTAGATACGTATGGCTATTATGTTTTATGATAGTAGCCGCACATAATTGTTAGGAGTTTACCGGGATGTCTGAAGGTGATCACGCCGATTCTTCTTTGAAATGGCTGACTTTTTTCTTTGTTTGTTTTGTCATTGTCATGGCAATCGGTGCATTTGCGATTTTTACCTACAACGTCAATGCTCCTGAGCCGAAACCAGCCGGCGGCGGACATCATGGCATGTTGTTGCCTGAAGACGGCCTTGCCAAGCTGACGCAGCTAGCATAAGCATTAAGGCTGTTACTTACTCTCGACCGCTGTTTGTATAAGAGCCGCGCCTGCCCGTGACCGAAGTTATTACGGCGACGGTCTTCAAGAGTTTTTCGGATAATGCCTTATCAGCAGCTGAATCCGAGTCTTTGATTCCTAGTAGCAACCGATTGTGTTGCAGAACATCCATTAGTGAATATTCGCAAACCAACAGGAAGCGGTTGTTGCCGAGTATATGCATGCGCATTGCGCGATGCCCGATGTCATCTGGTCCGCCAAGCTCTTTGTAATTGGCCTGGTGATCGGAGACAATCGCTTCAACTCCCTGGTCCAATTTTGCATGACGCTTGTTGACAATCACTGAAGTTGATTGCGGTGAGTTGTCAGCCAGTACATAGACGTATTCAATACCTTCTTGTACTTGGCAAAGAAGAACTGCTCCCGATCTCACATAGATTTGCGATAGCGGTGTTGCAATGACTCCGGAGTGCAGTGCTTCTATGACTATTTCGCCGGAATCTAATAACAGCTTGTCAGGTTCCGGCTGTTCGAACTTTGTCTTGCGTGCGATGTGCAGTCGGAAATTACTTTTGGAATTTGTCTTGGCAGTAGCTTGAGTTGATTTGTCTGGACTCACAGCAGGTTCGGTACCCGCCACGCAGGGCATGGCTAGTTGGGCGGCCAATACAAGGGATAAGCCATATGTGGCGATATTTAATTTCATTCGAGTTCCCCCAATCCCATGATTTCAGTTTATCAAGCCTAAGGTCATAGATTGAACAATTAGTTGCCAGCAAGTTGATAATAAGGAAAAGGGGACACGTGATGGCGAGAGCAGAAATCCTGGCAATTGGCACCGAGCTTCTGCTTGGTCAAATTATGAATACCAACGCGCAATTCTTGTCGCAGGAATTGGCTGATTTAGGTATTGACTGCTTGTGGCATACAACTGTCGGTGACAACAAAGATCGCATCAAAGATGCGCTCAGGTTTGCCTTGGACAGAACAGAAATTGTAATCACTACAGGTGGACTTGGGCCAACTGCTGATGATTTAACTATTGAATGTATTGCGGAGTTTTTCCAGCGACCGCTTTATTTTGATGAAACAATTTCGCGCTACATCCAGCAGATTTTTGCCAATCGCGGATTACCTATGCCACCGTCGAACGACAAACAGGCTAAAAGACCGGATGGTTCGGATATTCTTCCAAATCCTGTTGGCACTGCTCCGGGAATAATTTGGAAACTCGATGCGCAGCTTTTGAAACAAGTAGGAATTAAAAACCCTGAGTTGGAAAGAGTAATTTTGACTTTCCCAGGTGTGCCGAGTGAAATGGAAATTATGTGGGAGCAAACAGGACGCCCATATCTAGAGCAAAATTACAGTGGTGGTGTCATCTGGTCTTGCGATTTGAAACACTATGGTATTGGTGAATCAGCTCTGGCTGAACAGGTTGGAGATTTGTTGGACATGTCCAATCCAACTGTTGCGCCGCTGGCAGGACGAGGCGAATGTCGCTTGCGCGTCACTGCTAAAGCAAAGACAGTTGAAGAAGCTCAGAAGATGGCTCAACCTGTAATTGACGACATCAAATCTCGCAGCGGAACTTTGGTTTACGGTACAGACAAAGACACATTGGAAGCAGTCGTCGGCCGCATGTTGAGTGAACAAGGATTGACGATTGCTTTTGCTGAATCTTGCACAGGCGGTTTGGCCAGCAAGCGTCTCACGGATATTGCCGGCAGTTCAAAATACGTCAAACTGAATCTTGTTACTTATTCCAATGAAGCTAAAAGCGAAGTGCTTGGTGTGCATGACTTTATTCTCAACCATAAGGGTGCGGTAAGTCCTGAGTGCGCCCATGCAATGGCCACTGGTGCACGCCGTCTTGCAAGTGCTGACATTGGTGTTGGCATTACCGGAATTGCCGGACCTGATGGTGGAACACCTGAAAAACCAGTTGGTCTTGTCTATGTAGCCTTAGTTACGGAAGATTTCCAAACAGATAAGAAGTTGCAGTTTTCTCCGGAGTTATCCAGAGCAGAGATTCGCGAGCGTACGGCAAGCGAGGCTATCAATTTGGTGCGCTTGTTCTTGTTGAAACAGCGAGTCAAGGCAGCTCCGGGAAGCGAATCATGGAACTTCGGCTAAAGAATTCGACAATTAGAGAATGGCGCAGGCAGGACGAAGTGCCTGTACTTGTTCATGCCAATGATAAGGATATTTGGATTAACCTTACTGATCGTTTTCCTTATCCGTATACAAGAAAAGATTCCAGAGACTGGATTGAATATAACTTGCGTCTAGAGAAGCCAATGAACTTTGCTATCGAAGTCGATGGCGAACCTGTTGGCGGTATCGGCATCGGCATTCGCGAAGATGTGCGCAGATTAACTGCTGAAATTGGCTATTGGCTCGGCAAAAACTATTGGGGAAGAGGGATAGTCACAGAAGCCCTTACCGCTTTCAGCGACTATTGTTTCAAAAACTACAATCTTTGCCGGTTGGAAGCATCCGTGTTTGAATGGAATCCGGCTTCTATGCGCGTATTGGAAAAAGCCGGCTATGAGCGAGAAGCCTGTCTGAAACGAGCTGGGGTTAAAGAC
Proteins encoded in this window:
- a CDS encoding GNAT family N-acetyltransferase, translating into MELRLKNSTIREWRRQDEVPVLVHANDKDIWINLTDRFPYPYTRKDSRDWIEYNLRLEKPMNFAIEVDGEPVGGIGIGIREDVRRLTAEIGYWLGKNYWGRGIVTEALTAFSDYCFKNYNLCRLEASVFEWNPASMRVLEKAGYEREACLKRAGVKDGKIIDLILYAKVR
- a CDS encoding competence/damage-inducible protein A, with protein sequence MARAEILAIGTELLLGQIMNTNAQFLSQELADLGIDCLWHTTVGDNKDRIKDALRFALDRTEIVITTGGLGPTADDLTIECIAEFFQRPLYFDETISRYIQQIFANRGLPMPPSNDKQAKRPDGSDILPNPVGTAPGIIWKLDAQLLKQVGIKNPELERVILTFPGVPSEMEIMWEQTGRPYLEQNYSGGVIWSCDLKHYGIGESALAEQVGDLLDMSNPTVAPLAGRGECRLRVTAKAKTVEEAQKMAQPVIDDIKSRSGTLVYGTDKDTLEAVVGRMLSEQGLTIAFAESCTGGLASKRLTDIAGSSKYVKLNLVTYSNEAKSEVLGVHDFILNHKGAVSPECAHAMATGARRLASADIGVGITGIAGPDGGTPEKPVGLVYVALVTEDFQTDKKLQFSPELSRAEIRERTASEAINLVRLFLLKQRVKAAPGSESWNFG
- the folD gene encoding bifunctional methylenetetrahydrofolate dehydrogenase/methenyltetrahydrofolate cyclohydrolase FolD — encoded protein: MSALDVSNILDGKQVANLVREELRLKVDGFVQQGKRRPGLAVVLIGENPASHVYVKNKIAACKKAGIESFFHQFAADVTLPEVLSCIKKLNSDENVDGILVQLPLPKHLPTDEVLEALSPDKDADGLHPYNLGQLFSGKDGLRPCTPKGIMVLLERYGVNLSGKNAVVVGRSNLVGKPIALMLQEKNATVTMCHSKTANLDEVCRSADVLVVAAGRENMVRGSWVKPGAVVIDVGINRIETPTGESQLVGDVEFAGAAEVASLITPVPGGVGPMTVAMLLANTVAAYEKHLK